In Silvanigrella paludirubra, one DNA window encodes the following:
- a CDS encoding ATP-binding protein, translating to MGTPISKGSRDIEELKKQWIAMIDTIADPLVLIDKNYNIIRLNNSYLQIILKKNPNINYLSLINNKCYIAFANKDSPCKDCLLKQTNEKITDIEWTTSELFPDQTYTIRAHIMNNVGNNNIRYVIHYRDITLQTQLQKRLAHADKLAAIGKLAGGVAHEINSPLAGILAFTQILLSEIDKNNRHREDLEQIESAAKKCKEIVDNLLSFARHETKIVEKHEIHLIPEIQKTLKLAKGFLQQKHIKIDWNIENNNDIILGDSGQIGQIFLNLITNAIQAMQNGGVLSFERTDDEKFIHISIEDTGSGIKPEIIDKIFDPFFTTKPVGEGTGLGLSITYSLVKQHGGEISVTSIPNEGTKFTIKLPKKIE from the coding sequence ATGGGAACTCCTATTTCTAAAGGCTCTCGCGATATTGAAGAATTAAAAAAACAGTGGATAGCCATGATAGATACCATAGCAGATCCACTTGTTTTAATAGATAAAAATTATAATATTATTCGATTAAATAATTCATATCTTCAAATAATTTTAAAAAAAAACCCAAACATAAACTACCTCTCTTTAATTAATAATAAATGCTATATTGCTTTTGCTAATAAAGATTCTCCATGTAAAGATTGTTTATTAAAACAAACTAATGAAAAAATCACAGATATTGAATGGACTACTTCAGAACTATTTCCAGATCAAACGTATACGATTAGAGCCCATATAATGAATAATGTAGGGAATAATAACATTCGTTACGTTATTCATTATCGTGATATCACCCTTCAAACACAACTTCAAAAAAGATTAGCACATGCAGATAAATTAGCTGCTATTGGAAAACTAGCTGGTGGAGTTGCTCATGAAATTAATAGTCCATTAGCTGGTATTCTTGCCTTTACTCAAATATTATTGTCTGAAATTGATAAAAATAATCGCCATCGAGAAGATTTAGAACAAATAGAATCTGCTGCTAAAAAATGTAAAGAAATAGTAGATAATCTTTTAAGTTTTGCAAGACATGAAACTAAAATAGTAGAGAAACATGAAATTCATCTTATTCCAGAAATTCAAAAAACGTTAAAATTAGCTAAAGGATTTCTTCAACAAAAACATATAAAAATTGATTGGAATATTGAAAATAATAATGACATTATTCTTGGTGATTCTGGTCAAATTGGACAAATATTTTTAAATTTAATTACTAACGCTATACAAGCAATGCAAAATGGTGGCGTTCTTTCTTTTGAAAGAACGGATGATGAAAAGTTTATTCATATTAGCATTGAAGACACAGGAAGCGGAATTAAACCAGAAATAATTGATAAAATATTTGACCCTTTTTTTACTACAAAGCCAGTTGGAGAAGGAACAGGATTAGGTCTATCAATAACTTATTCATTAGTAAAACAGCATGGGGGAGAGATATCTGTTACATCAATTCCAAATGAAGGGACTAAATTTACAATTAAATTGCCTAAAAAAATCGAATAA
- the lon gene encoding endopeptidase La → MADKKTTSRTLPLLPLRELLVFPHTVVPLFVGREKSIKALDDAMARNREIFLAAQKKPKSNDPLPEEIYEFGTIAQILQLLRLPDGTVKILVEGKKRGRILKYVESNEMLVVDIAEIQEPNGRSAENEALVRTVKQAFDTYVKLNKKVPPEMVFSISSIEDESRLADTLVVQLANLKLADKQRILETIDPAKRLEEIFSIIQSEIEILRVEKKIRARVKRQMEKTQKEYYLNEQMNAIQKELGNADDIRTEIAEIESKIKTKKLSDEAKEKLKKEVKKLRSMSPMSAEATVVRNYIDTVLSLPWADYAPTIKDQIFAEDVLNEDHFGLEKVKERILEYLAVTSLSDKIKGPILCLVGPPGVGKTSLAKSIARSTGRNFSRIALGGVRDEAEIRGHRRTYIGAMPGKILNAIKKAGSGNPVVLLDEIDKMSSDFRGDPSSAMLEVLDPEQNHAFNDHYLDLDYDLSQILFIATANSLNGVPKPLLDRMEIIHLSGYTEQEKINIAQQHLIQKAVKSNGLDKSELKFDNSALEELVRYYTREAGVRNLEREVSSICRKIARELLKNNKKTPSKSTKETKEVKDKEIKETPEVIKTVSLEGLKAPLIDAALVQKYLGPRKHSIGEKELRNEIGVGQGLAYTEVGGDLLVTEVAVMSGKGNLKITGKLGDVMQESAQAAFSYVRSRGAFLGLEDEFYSKIDIHVHFPEGAIPKDGPSAGITMATALVSALTKKPFNREVAMTGEITLRGRVLPIGGLKEKLLAAHRGGIKKVIIPKENERDLLEIPKNILQQLEIVPVDHMDTVLLHAIAWESDDALETKLKNSQAMTLSNVTGTKGNQPLIHH, encoded by the coding sequence ATGGCTGATAAAAAAACAACTAGCCGAACATTACCGCTTTTGCCTTTGAGGGAATTACTCGTATTTCCACACACTGTAGTCCCACTGTTTGTAGGGCGTGAAAAAAGCATAAAAGCCCTCGATGATGCTATGGCACGAAATAGAGAAATATTTCTTGCGGCACAAAAAAAACCAAAATCGAATGACCCACTACCTGAAGAAATCTATGAGTTTGGTACAATAGCACAAATTTTACAATTATTAAGACTTCCAGACGGAACGGTTAAAATTTTAGTGGAAGGAAAAAAACGCGGCCGCATTCTTAAATATGTTGAATCAAATGAAATGCTCGTTGTGGATATTGCTGAAATTCAAGAACCAAATGGTAGATCCGCTGAAAATGAAGCTCTTGTTCGAACAGTAAAACAAGCTTTTGATACTTATGTTAAGTTAAATAAAAAAGTACCACCTGAAATGGTCTTTTCGATTTCTAGCATTGAAGATGAAAGCAGACTAGCAGACACTCTTGTTGTGCAACTTGCTAATTTAAAACTTGCTGATAAACAAAGAATATTAGAAACAATAGACCCTGCAAAAAGATTAGAAGAAATATTTAGCATTATTCAATCCGAAATTGAAATTTTACGCGTTGAGAAAAAAATAAGAGCTCGCGTAAAACGCCAAATGGAAAAAACTCAAAAAGAATATTATTTGAATGAACAAATGAATGCCATTCAAAAAGAACTTGGCAATGCAGATGATATTCGTACAGAAATTGCTGAGATCGAAAGTAAAATCAAAACAAAAAAATTAAGCGATGAAGCAAAAGAAAAACTTAAAAAAGAAGTAAAAAAACTTCGCAGCATGAGCCCTATGAGTGCAGAAGCTACTGTTGTTCGAAATTATATTGATACTGTCCTTTCACTTCCATGGGCAGATTATGCTCCTACAATTAAAGATCAAATTTTTGCTGAAGATGTTTTAAATGAAGATCACTTTGGACTTGAAAAGGTAAAAGAAAGAATCTTAGAATATCTAGCAGTAACAAGCTTATCTGATAAAATAAAAGGACCTATTCTATGTTTAGTTGGTCCTCCAGGTGTTGGTAAAACAAGTCTTGCAAAAAGTATTGCACGCTCCACAGGAAGAAATTTTTCCCGCATTGCACTTGGCGGTGTAAGAGACGAAGCAGAAATTCGTGGACATCGTAGAACTTATATAGGAGCTATGCCAGGAAAAATTTTAAATGCAATTAAAAAAGCTGGTAGTGGAAATCCTGTTGTTCTTCTAGATGAAATTGACAAAATGAGCTCTGATTTTCGTGGAGATCCTTCAAGCGCCATGCTTGAAGTGCTTGACCCAGAACAAAATCATGCTTTTAATGATCACTACCTTGATTTAGATTATGATCTGTCCCAAATTTTATTTATTGCTACGGCAAATAGTTTAAATGGTGTTCCGAAACCGCTTTTAGATCGTATGGAAATTATTCATCTAAGCGGATATACCGAACAAGAAAAAATTAATATTGCACAACAACATCTCATTCAAAAAGCAGTAAAATCAAATGGGCTTGATAAATCAGAATTAAAATTTGATAACTCTGCATTAGAAGAATTGGTGCGTTATTATACCAGAGAAGCTGGTGTAAGAAATTTGGAAAGAGAAGTTTCTAGTATCTGCCGTAAAATAGCAAGAGAACTTCTTAAAAACAATAAAAAAACTCCTTCTAAATCAACTAAAGAAACAAAAGAAGTTAAAGATAAAGAAATAAAAGAAACTCCAGAAGTCATAAAAACTGTTTCTTTAGAAGGTTTAAAAGCTCCTTTAATTGATGCTGCGTTAGTTCAAAAATATCTTGGACCTAGAAAACATAGCATAGGCGAAAAAGAGTTAAGAAATGAAATTGGAGTTGGTCAAGGGCTTGCTTATACAGAAGTTGGTGGCGATTTATTAGTTACAGAAGTTGCTGTCATGAGTGGCAAAGGTAATTTAAAAATTACGGGTAAACTTGGGGACGTCATGCAAGAGTCTGCACAAGCTGCTTTTAGTTACGTTAGGTCTAGAGGAGCTTTCCTTGGTCTTGAAGATGAATTTTATTCAAAAATAGATATTCATGTTCACTTTCCCGAAGGTGCTATTCCAAAAGATGGACCGAGCGCAGGTATCACTATGGCAACCGCTTTAGTGAGTGCCCTTACTAAAAAGCCATTTAATCGTGAAGTAGCAATGACAGGTGAAATTACGCTTCGTGGACGAGTATTGCCTATTGGTGGTCTAAAGGAAAAATTACTTGCTGCTCATCGTGGTGGGATTAAAAAAGTAATTATTCCTAAAGAAAATGAACGTGACTTATTGGAGATTCCTAAAAATATTCTTCAGCAACTAGAAATTGTTCCTGTTGATCATATGGATACAGTTCTGCTTCACGCCATTGCTTGGGAAAGTGATGACGCTTTAGAAACAAAACTAAAAAATTCACAGGCAATGACATTATCAAATGTTACTGGGACAAAAGGAAATCAGCCACTTATTCATCATTAA
- a CDS encoding aminotransferase class V-fold PLP-dependent enzyme, with protein sequence MNNSSLISRYFFPSVKDKEFNKWANITLEAALNFLHNRDGQKLHAEISPNEISNFFRTIEIPERGEKIPAVLKETIEKIVKNSVRVSHPNYIGHMTGATPNFLLLCDIIISALNQNVVKIETALSATYVEWQTLCWLHNLIYNREKSFYNHILNHSDIAVGNYCSGGTVGNLTALVTARNILFPNIHKIGIYEAFKKADCTRAVLLVSQRGHYSIKKTAAIMGIGEENVITIPCEILTNKINLIELENTIQKLHHEKTKIISIIGVAGTTETGNIDDLKKLSQICTKYKIWFHVDAAWGGALLLSSNHKKQLDGIENADSVVIDGHKFLYLTMSHGAVLFKNEHSLDTIRHTAKYIIRESSVDLGRTTIEGSRRFDSLKLWFCFKAIGRQGYQTLIDKAIENAFLLSQMAESHPSFEATNKPETSILTYRYLPKSIKIQIKIIYEIWNLKNKDKLEKIEIHFPKIKNNFDLVIRQLNLFLNEININIQKKQRKDGKSFVSRTTLESIWKSQEIVVLRAVPFHPLTNQETFTEILTEQEILGDFFFNNEKENFFKKTPDAYCLFNDL encoded by the coding sequence ATGAATAATTCTTCTTTAATATCTCGATATTTCTTCCCTTCTGTCAAAGATAAAGAGTTCAATAAATGGGCAAATATTACACTCGAAGCAGCTCTTAATTTTTTACACAATCGAGATGGACAAAAACTCCATGCAGAAATTTCACCAAATGAAATATCAAATTTTTTTAGAACCATAGAAATCCCTGAAAGAGGAGAAAAAATCCCTGCTGTTTTAAAAGAAACAATTGAAAAGATAGTTAAAAACTCTGTTCGAGTTTCACATCCTAATTACATTGGACATATGACAGGGGCGACGCCTAATTTTTTATTATTATGTGATATAATAATAAGCGCTTTGAATCAAAATGTTGTTAAAATTGAAACTGCTTTATCCGCTACATATGTTGAATGGCAGACATTATGCTGGCTGCATAATTTAATTTATAATAGAGAAAAATCTTTTTATAATCATATTTTAAATCACTCAGACATTGCCGTTGGAAATTATTGTAGCGGTGGCACAGTAGGAAATCTAACCGCCTTGGTAACAGCAAGAAATATTCTTTTTCCAAATATTCATAAAATAGGAATATACGAAGCTTTTAAAAAGGCTGATTGCACAAGGGCAGTTCTATTAGTAAGTCAACGTGGTCATTATTCAATAAAAAAAACCGCTGCTATTATGGGAATTGGTGAGGAAAATGTTATTACCATTCCTTGTGAAATACTTACAAATAAAATTAATCTCATTGAATTAGAAAATACAATTCAAAAATTGCATCATGAAAAAACTAAAATTATTTCTATTATTGGTGTAGCAGGCACAACTGAAACAGGAAATATTGATGATTTAAAAAAGCTCTCTCAAATTTGTACTAAATATAAAATATGGTTTCATGTCGATGCCGCTTGGGGCGGAGCTTTATTATTAAGCAGCAATCATAAAAAACAACTTGATGGAATTGAAAATGCCGATTCCGTTGTCATTGATGGTCATAAATTTTTATATTTAACAATGTCACACGGAGCTGTTCTTTTCAAAAATGAACATTCCCTAGACACAATAAGACATACAGCAAAGTATATTATTAGAGAAAGTAGTGTTGACTTAGGCAGAACAACAATTGAAGGCAGCAGAAGATTCGATTCTCTTAAACTTTGGTTTTGCTTTAAAGCTATTGGAAGGCAAGGCTACCAAACACTAATTGATAAGGCTATAGAAAATGCTTTTTTATTATCACAAATGGCTGAAAGCCATCCATCGTTTGAAGCAACAAACAAACCTGAAACAAGCATTTTAACCTACAGATATTTACCAAAATCTATAAAAATTCAAATTAAAATAATTTATGAGATTTGGAATTTAAAAAATAAAGATAAACTTGAAAAAATCGAAATTCATTTTCCTAAAATTAAAAATAATTTTGATTTAGTAATAAGACAATTAAATTTATTTTTAAATGAAATTAATATAAATATACAAAAAAAACAGCGTAAAGACGGAAAAAGTTTTGTTTCACGAACAACATTAGAATCTATTTGGAAAAGCCAAGAAATTGTCGTACTGCGAGCAGTTCCTTTTCATCCACTAACTAATCAAGAAACATTTACCGAAATTCTAACTGAACAAGAGATATTAGGTGATTTTTTCTTTAACAATGAAAAAGAAAACTTTTTCAAGAAAACACCAGATGCTTATTGTTTATTTAACGATTTGTAA
- a CDS encoding HU family DNA-binding protein, protein MAKSKSLLTTVPTSVIIADVSARFEQLPKKITKEVISAFLEAIEDNVAGGHKVRIDKVGILTCKDRAARKGRNPQTGEEIKIPASKKISFRVAKSLKERVGVAKKASVKKK, encoded by the coding sequence ATGGCTAAAAGTAAAAGTTTATTAACTACTGTTCCAACAAGCGTAATCATTGCTGATGTATCTGCGCGTTTTGAGCAATTACCAAAGAAAATAACTAAAGAAGTTATCTCTGCATTTTTAGAGGCAATTGAAGACAATGTTGCTGGTGGACATAAAGTTCGTATTGATAAAGTAGGAATTCTTACTTGTAAAGATCGTGCAGCACGTAAAGGTCGCAACCCACAAACTGGCGAAGAAATTAAGATTCCTGCATCTAAAAAGATTAGTTTCCGCGTTGCTAAATCATTAAAGGAAAGAGTTGGAGTAGCTAAAAAAGCTTCCGTTAAAAAGAAATAA
- a CDS encoding integration host factor subunit alpha produces the protein MTLTKDKIVELIRSKTQFSSQEAKNLVETILESIKSKLENGEEVKISGFGKWVVREKRSRPGRNPHTGQRIEISARRVVTFHPSEKLREAVNNADLDDSKLVMAGTHEEEYNE, from the coding sequence ATGACTCTAACAAAAGACAAGATTGTCGAATTAATTCGTTCCAAGACTCAATTTTCTTCACAAGAAGCCAAGAACTTGGTGGAAACCATTTTAGAATCTATAAAATCTAAATTAGAAAATGGCGAAGAAGTAAAAATTTCCGGATTTGGGAAATGGGTAGTCCGTGAAAAAAGAAGCCGTCCAGGGAGAAATCCCCACACTGGACAGCGTATCGAAATATCCGCTCGTCGCGTAGTTACATTTCATCCATCTGAAAAATTAAGAGAAGCTGTTAATAATGCTGATCTAGACGATAGTAAGCTTGTTATGGCAGGTACTCACGAGGAAGAATATAACGAATAA
- the trpS gene encoding tryptophan--tRNA ligase — protein MQKNNPISSNKNTQKTWGERKRFLTGVKPSGEVHIGNYFGAINPCIELSNNSNNEVILMCVDWHGLTNKSEIFRPGELTQSLIATYLALGFNYKENSIILQSDFKQIQENSWYLSCATAAGMLERSHAYKDAIANGKSPTAGLLFYPSLMASDILTFDAQFVPVGKDQAQHLEYASDMAKFFNNLVDVEVYTEPQPIIQEIPSLLGIDGERKMSKSYNNTLPIFATKKELEKRVKEIKTDSKGLDDPKNPETCAIFQIFKSFASSDALLYMHDRLEKGIGYGYGHAKKDFVDEHEKVFGTLREKFEYFNNSEQEIRNCLKIGYEKAQNYADSVTKRAREALGLKSYL, from the coding sequence ATGCAAAAAAACAATCCTATTTCAAGTAACAAAAATACTCAAAAAACATGGGGTGAAAGAAAAAGATTTTTAACAGGAGTAAAGCCTTCTGGAGAAGTTCATATTGGAAATTATTTTGGTGCTATAAATCCATGTATAGAATTATCAAATAATTCAAATAATGAAGTCATTCTAATGTGTGTAGACTGGCATGGGCTTACAAATAAATCTGAAATTTTTCGCCCTGGTGAATTAACGCAATCTTTAATAGCAACCTATTTGGCGTTAGGATTTAACTACAAAGAAAACTCAATTATTTTGCAAAGTGACTTTAAACAAATTCAAGAAAACTCGTGGTATTTATCCTGTGCTACGGCTGCTGGTATGCTTGAAAGATCTCATGCATATAAAGACGCTATTGCAAATGGGAAATCACCAACAGCAGGTTTATTATTTTACCCATCCCTAATGGCTTCGGATATTTTAACGTTTGATGCTCAATTTGTTCCTGTTGGAAAAGATCAAGCTCAACATTTAGAATATGCTTCTGATATGGCAAAGTTCTTTAATAATTTAGTTGATGTTGAGGTTTATACTGAACCACAACCTATTATTCAAGAAATACCTTCTTTGTTAGGAATTGATGGTGAACGTAAAATGAGTAAAAGTTATAATAATACCTTACCAATTTTTGCGACCAAAAAAGAATTAGAAAAAAGAGTTAAAGAGATAAAAACAGATTCTAAAGGATTAGATGATCCTAAAAATCCAGAAACCTGCGCTATTTTTCAAATATTTAAATCTTTTGCATCAAGTGATGCCCTTCTTTATATGCATGACAGACTTGAAAAAGGAATAGGTTATGGATATGGGCATGCTAAAAAAGATTTTGTTGATGAGCATGAAAAAGTTTTTGGTACTTTAAGAGAAAAATTTGAATATTTTAATAACAGTGAGCAAGAAATCAGAAACTGCTTAAAAATAGGTTATGAAAAAGCTCAAAATTATGCAGATTCCGTAACAAAAAGAGCAAGAGAAGCTTTGGGATTAAAATCTTATTTATAA
- the pyk gene encoding pyruvate kinase gives MDLNNLPRTKIVCTLGPSSSTKEMISKLIDAGMNVARLNFSHGDHAMHAANIALIREISKERNVQVAILQDLQGPKIRTGKLKDGAITITRGQKVTLRYAPEQTSPEFIPIDYRELANDVKIGARILLDDGLLAMKITDIRGTDVDCEVTHGGLLKSRKGVNFPECHLSIPATTEKDIRDLLFGVAQGVDYVALSFVQTPADVTKLKMMLRALGADTPVITKVEMLGAVQYIDEICTVSDGIMVARGDLGVECGFANVAAYQKKIIEAALNKGKPVIVATQMLDSMIEHRRPTKAEVCDVANAVFDHADATMLSGESASGKYPELAVATMRNILDRVDKSKSIAPIEPVPLTRAETESSAEVFARTTVELAEKMKATAIICLTLTGSMARYVAKYRPQTPIIAFSPRPDVVRKLCLVRGVVGVLNNIFYDTDTAFSEIAKYLAKEGYVKEGDLLLITGGIPVTQMLPTNTLKVHRVSKSDIA, from the coding sequence ATGGATCTCAATAATCTTCCTAGAACAAAAATTGTTTGTACCCTTGGCCCATCATCAAGTACAAAAGAAATGATTTCAAAACTGATTGATGCGGGAATGAATGTCGCTAGGTTGAACTTTTCTCATGGTGACCACGCCATGCATGCTGCAAATATTGCTCTTATCAGAGAAATTTCAAAAGAAAGAAATGTCCAAGTTGCGATATTACAAGATTTACAAGGACCAAAAATTCGAACTGGAAAACTAAAAGATGGTGCAATAACAATTACAAGAGGACAAAAAGTCACTTTAAGATATGCACCTGAGCAAACATCTCCTGAGTTTATTCCAATAGACTATCGTGAACTTGCAAACGATGTTAAAATTGGTGCCCGCATTTTGTTAGATGATGGTTTATTAGCAATGAAAATTACAGATATTAGAGGAACTGATGTCGATTGCGAAGTGACTCATGGTGGTCTTTTAAAATCAAGAAAAGGGGTTAACTTTCCTGAGTGCCATCTTTCAATTCCTGCAACAACAGAAAAAGATATACGAGATCTTTTATTTGGTGTTGCTCAAGGTGTTGACTATGTTGCTCTCTCCTTTGTGCAAACCCCAGCAGATGTAACTAAATTAAAAATGATGTTAAGAGCATTAGGTGCAGACACTCCTGTTATTACTAAAGTAGAAATGCTTGGTGCCGTGCAATATATTGATGAAATTTGTACTGTTTCAGACGGTATTATGGTTGCTCGAGGCGATCTTGGCGTGGAATGTGGTTTTGCGAATGTGGCGGCTTATCAAAAGAAAATAATTGAAGCTGCTTTAAATAAAGGCAAACCAGTTATTGTAGCAACTCAAATGCTCGATTCTATGATTGAACACCGCAGACCTACAAAAGCAGAAGTATGCGACGTAGCGAATGCGGTTTTTGACCACGCTGACGCTACTATGCTTTCGGGTGAAAGCGCTTCTGGTAAGTACCCAGAACTCGCTGTGGCCACCATGCGTAATATCCTTGACAGGGTAGACAAAAGCAAAAGCATTGCACCCATAGAACCAGTTCCTTTAACAAGAGCTGAAACAGAGTCATCTGCAGAAGTTTTTGCAAGAACAACAGTTGAGCTTGCAGAAAAAATGAAAGCCACAGCAATTATTTGCTTAACTTTAACAGGTAGTATGGCAAGATATGTTGCAAAATATCGTCCACAAACTCCCATTATTGCATTTAGTCCAAGACCCGATGTTGTTAGAAAACTTTGTTTAGTCCGTGGTGTTGTTGGTGTTTTAAATAATATTTTTTATGATACCGACACTGCATTTTCTGAAATTGCTAAATATCTAGCAAAAGAAGGCTATGTAAAAGAAGGCGATCTCTTATTAATTACAGGTGGAATTCCTGTTACTCAAATGTTGCCCACAAATACTTTAAAAGTTCATCGTGTTTCCAAATCAGATATTGCATAA
- a CDS encoding exodeoxyribonuclease VII small subunit produces MENQNYNSILTRVNHILTSMENDSIPIDELSQKLEEAYLLIEKLKSHLFDSEVQIQQIINSRKILTNPEEDKNGSQ; encoded by the coding sequence ATGGAAAATCAAAACTACAATTCAATTCTGACACGTGTAAACCATATTTTAACAAGTATGGAAAATGACTCCATTCCTATTGATGAGCTTTCTCAAAAACTGGAAGAAGCCTATCTTCTAATTGAAAAACTAAAATCCCATCTTTTTGATTCCGAAGTTCAAATTCAACAAATAATCAATTCAAGAAAAATTCTTACAAACCCAGAAGAGGATAAAAATGGATCTCAATAA
- the xseA gene encoding exodeoxyribonuclease VII large subunit — protein sequence MNRNYHTLENKIILSGDTFSIKDDIKKMGGKWDSSNKSWWLLNTQIAVENILKLGFKLIDKDVNPSQPKQNSSETPQNDTMSVSHFVLFIESIIKKNISGKYWINGEISSFKTSNGHIFFDLIDKEDKNKSTLNSLKAASISCILWSGRRQFLEEKISKILFKDGTKIKILVSCDFRKEGSKISAIIDDIDLQFTQGELALQRINIVSELKKLGLYHKNKLLKLKNFTLNIALITADNSRAYSDFIDELKQSKLSFQISLFDCNMQGEKTSENVSKALHYISDQIDLFDCVVITRGGGSRLDLRWFDDLEIAKQIGLSKIPVITAVGHFDDISISDEVSFHSEKTPTAAARYLIDNIFNSLHIFFLRLEKVTHLLLKKTSAERQFLFSIEERLSRAAIRRLESEKRQLKGYSQILKVFQTSITQTLKRGYALVYDNSGNLLKGKDFLHQAPPIDLKLKFASDCENQHIFVDVSVKEITQKSDPS from the coding sequence ATGAACCGTAATTATCATACCTTAGAAAATAAAATCATTTTATCCGGAGATACTTTTTCAATTAAGGATGATATTAAAAAAATGGGTGGAAAATGGGATTCAAGCAATAAATCCTGGTGGCTTCTAAATACCCAAATTGCGGTTGAAAATATTTTAAAACTTGGATTTAAATTAATAGACAAAGATGTAAATCCTAGCCAACCTAAACAAAATTCAAGTGAAACCCCACAAAATGACACAATGAGTGTGAGTCATTTTGTTTTATTTATTGAATCCATAATTAAAAAAAATATTTCTGGAAAATATTGGATTAACGGAGAAATTTCAAGTTTTAAAACATCGAATGGCCATATTTTTTTCGACCTAATTGATAAAGAAGACAAAAATAAGTCCACTTTAAATTCTTTAAAAGCAGCAAGTATTTCTTGTATTTTATGGTCTGGACGTAGGCAATTTTTAGAAGAAAAAATTTCAAAAATTTTATTTAAAGATGGAACAAAAATTAAAATTTTAGTTTCATGTGATTTTCGAAAAGAAGGTTCTAAAATTTCTGCTATTATTGATGATATTGATCTTCAATTTACACAAGGAGAACTCGCCTTACAAAGAATTAATATTGTTTCTGAATTAAAAAAATTAGGACTATATCATAAAAATAAACTTTTAAAATTAAAGAATTTTACATTAAATATCGCCCTAATTACTGCTGATAATAGCAGAGCTTATTCAGACTTTATAGATGAATTAAAACAATCAAAATTATCATTCCAAATTTCTTTATTTGATTGCAATATGCAAGGTGAAAAAACTTCAGAAAATGTTTCAAAAGCTTTGCATTATATATCCGATCAAATTGACTTATTTGACTGTGTTGTCATAACAAGAGGCGGCGGAAGTAGGCTTGATTTAAGATGGTTTGATGATTTAGAAATTGCAAAACAAATTGGCTTAAGCAAAATTCCTGTAATAACAGCCGTAGGACATTTTGATGATATTAGTATTTCAGACGAAGTTTCTTTTCATTCCGAAAAAACACCAACTGCAGCAGCAAGATACTTAATTGATAATATTTTTAATTCGCTTCATATTTTTTTCTTGAGATTGGAAAAAGTAACCCATTTGCTCTTAAAAAAAACCTCTGCTGAAAGACAATTTTTATTTTCAATTGAAGAAAGATTATCACGAGCTGCCATTCGAAGATTAGAATCCGAAAAAAGACAGTTAAAAGGTTACTCACAAATCTTGAAAGTATTTCAAACCAGCATCACACAAACTTTAAAACGTGGTTATGCCCTTGTATATGATAATAGCGGAAACCTTCTCAAAGGAAAAGATTTTTTACATCAAGCTCCCCCAATTGATCTCAAACTTAAATTCGCAAGTGATTGCGAAAATCAACATATCTTTGTAGATGTTTCTGTGAAAGAGATAACACAAAAGAGCGATCCTTCTTAG